The following are from one region of the Quercus robur chromosome 1, dhQueRobu3.1, whole genome shotgun sequence genome:
- the LOC126717953 gene encoding uncharacterized protein LOC126717953 isoform X1 — MKGFLFFEMLVVLLISLLCGCAMSKECTNVPTQLSSHSLRHELLSSNNETWKEEMFSHYHLIPTDDSAWSNLLPRKVLREEDEFSWAMMYRKMKNQGGFKFSGDFLKEVSLHDVRLDSNSMHGRAQQTNLEYLLLLDEDSLVWSFRKTAGLPTPGNAYGGWEKPDCELRGHFVGHYLSASALMWASTHNDALKQKMSAVVSALSECQEKMGTGYLSAFPSEQFDRFEAIKPVWAPYYTIHKILAGLLDQHTFAGNSQALKMVTWMVDYFYNRVQNVISKHSLERHYLSLNEETGGMNDVLYKLYAITGDPKHLVLAHLFDKPCFLGILAVEADDISGFHANTHIPIVIGSQKRYEITGDPLYKAIGTFFMEIVNSSHSYATGGTSVSEFWSDPKRLASTLQTENEESCTTYNMLKVSRHLFTWTKEMAYADYYERALTNGVLAIQKGTEPGVMIYMLPQGRGVSKASGFHGWGTKNDSFWCCYGTGIESFSKLGDSIYFEEEGEVPSLYIIQYITSSLDWKSGRILLNQEVDAVSSWDPYLRVTLTPTLKESYLQSKGIITSKAITGFYTGSDMQGAAQSSNLKLRIPSWTHTDGAKASLNDQSLNLPAPGNFLSVTRDWRVDDKITLQLPISLRTEAINDDRPEFASLQAILYGPYLLSGHTSGDWDIKTGSANSLSDWITPIPAAYKTSLVSLSQESGDTTFVLTNSNQSITMEKLPAPGTNSAVHATFRLILNYSSPAEVSTMKDAIGRSVMLEPFDFPGMVVVHQGKEKNLAVADSSGSGGFSVFRLVAGLDGRAETVSLESESNKDCFVYSGVDYNSGKSTKLSCKSESSDTDFDKGAASFVLNKGISEYHPISFMAKGARRNFLLAPLLSFQDESYTIYFNIQP; from the exons ATGAAGGGGTTTCTGTTCTTTGAAATGTTAGTTGTGCTATTAATCTCTTTGCTATGTGGTTGTGCAATGAGTAAGGAGTGTACAAACGTTCCTACTCAACTGTCATCACATAGTCTTCGACATGAGCTCCTTTCATCCAATAATGAAACATGGAAGGAAGAGATGTTTTCACACTACCATTTGATACCAACCGATGATTCTGCGTGGTCTAATTTGCTACCAAGAAAGGTTTTGAGGGAAGAAGATGAATTCAGTTGGGCAATGATGTATcggaaaatgaaaaatcaaggTGGCTTTAAGTTTTCTGGAGATTTTCTTAAGGAAGTTTCGTTGCATGATGTGAGATTGGACTCAAATTCAATGCATGGAAGAGCACAGCAAACAAATTTGGAATACCTATTGCTGTTGGATGAGGATAGCTTGGTTTGGAGCTTTAGGAAGACAGCTGGATTGCCAACACCTGGCAATGCATATGGGGGCTGGGAGAAACCAGATTGTGAGCTTCGGGGCCATTTTGTAG GACATTACTTGAGTGCATCAGCACTAATGTGGGCTAGCACTCACAATGATGCTCTCAAACAGAAAATGTCAGCAGTAGTATCCGCTTTATCTGAATGTCAGGAGAAAATGGGAACAGGATACCTTTCTGCTTTCCCGTCTGAGCAATTTGATCGTTTTGAAGCTATAAAACCTGTTTGGGCTCCATATTACACTATCCACAAG ATCTTAGCTGGCCTACTTGATCAACATACATTTGCTGGTAATTCTCAAGCTTTAAAAATGGTGACATGGATGGTCGATTATTTTTACAACCGTGTTCAGAATGTGATATCAAAGCACAGTTTAGAAAGGCACTATCTGTCACTTAATGAAGAAACTGGTGGCATGAATGATGTCCTTTACAAGTTATACGCCATAACG GGAGATCCAAAGCATTTGGTGTTGGCTCACCTTTTTGACAAACCATGCTTTCTAGGAATACTTGCAGTAGAG gCTGATGACATATCTGGTTTTCATGCCAATACACACATCCCAATTGTTATAGGATCTCAAAAGCGGTATGAAATCACGGGTGATCCACTTTATAAG GCAATAGGGACGTTCTTTATGGAAATTGTTAACTCTTCTCACAGCTATGCAACAGGAGGCACATCAGTTAGTGAGTTCTG GTCAGACCCAAAGCGATTGGCAAGCACTCTACAGACAGAGAATGAAGAATCATGCACGACTTATAACATGCTGAAG GTCTCACGCCACCTGTTTACGTGGACCAAGGAAATGGCATACGCGGACTATTATGAGCGTGCCTTGACAAACGGTGTGCTAGCCATTCAAAAAGGAACAGAGCCTGGAGTGATGATATACATGCTTCCACAAGGTCGTGGTGTTTCCAAGGCCAGTGGCTTCCATGGATGGGGAACGAAAAATGATTCCTTTTGGTGTTGCTATGGTACAG GAATCGAATCATTCTCAAAGCTAGGAGATTCCATATATTTtgaagaggaaggagaagttCCTAGTCTTTACATCATACAGTATATAACAAGCTCACTTGATTGGAAATCTGGACGAATTTTGCTCAATCAGGAAGTTGATGCTGTTAGTTCATGGGATCCTTACCTCCGAGTGACATTGACACCTACTTTGAAGGAG TCTTATCTCCAGTCAAAAGGAATCATTACATCCAAGGCTATAACTGGCTTTTATACTGGATCTGATATGCAGGGAGCAGCCCAATCATCTAATTTGAAGTTGCGGATACCTAGTTGGACACATACAGATGGAGCAAAAGCATCACTAAATGACCAGAGTTTAAACCTACCAGCTCCAG GAAACTTCCTATCAGTCACTAGAGATTGGAGGGTCGACGACAAAATAACCCTTCAGCTGCCCATTAGTTTGAGAACAGAAGCTATTAATG ATGACCGGCCTGAGTTTGCCTCTCTTCAGGCAATACTTTATGGTCCCTATCTACTATCAGGTCATACCAGTGGTGACTGGGACATCAAAACTGGGTCAGCCAATTCTCTTTCTGACTGGATAACTCCAATCCCTGCTGCTTATAAAACTTCTCTGGTTTCCTTGTCCCAAGAGTCTGGGGACACAACTTTTGTCTTAACCAATTCAAACCAATCGATCACAATGGAAAAATTGCCTGCACCTGGCACCAATTCTGCTGTTCATGCCACTTTCAGACTCATCTTAAATTACTCATCCCCTGCAGAAGTTTCAACAATGAAAGATGCTATTGGCAGATCAGTCATGCTAGAACCATTTGATTTTCCAGGGATGGTTGTAGTGCAtcaaggaaaagagaaaaacctTGCAGTCGCAGACTCTTCTGGTAGTGGTGGATTTTCTGTTTTCCGGTTGGTTGCAGGATTGGATGGAAGGGCTGAAACGGTGTCCTTGGAGTCGGAAAGCAACAAGGATTGCTTTGTGTATAGTGGTGTGGATTATAATTCAGGTAAAAGCACGAAGCTCAGTTGCAAATCAGAGTCATCAGATACTGATTTTGATAAGGGTGCTGCTAGCTTTGTGTTGAACAAGGGAATCAGTGAATATCACCCTATCAGCTTTATGGCTAAAGGGGCAAGGAGGAATTTTCTTCTGGCACCATTACTGAGCTTTCAAGATGAATCTTATACTATTTACTTCAACATTCAACCTTAA
- the LOC126717953 gene encoding uncharacterized protein LOC126717953 isoform X2 — protein MKGFLFFEMLVVLLISLLCGCAMSKECTNVPTQLSSHSLRHELLSSNNETWKEEMFSHYHLIPTDDSAWSNLLPRKVLREEDEFSWAMMYRKMKNQGGFKFSGDFLKEVSLHDVRLDSNSMHGRAQQTNLEYLLLLDEDSLVWSFRKTAGLPTPGNAYGGWEKPDCELRGHFVGHYLSASALMWASTHNDALKQKMSAVVSALSECQEKMGTGYLSAFPSEQFDRFEAIKPVWAPYYTIHKILAGLLDQHTFAGNSQALKMVTWMVDYFYNRVQNVISKHSLERHYLSLNEETGGMNDVLYKLYAITGDPKHLVLAHLFDKPCFLGILAVEADDISGFHANTHIPIVIGSQKRYEITGDPLYKAIGTFFMEIVNSSHSYATGGTSVSEFWSDPKRLASTLQTENEESCTTYNMLKVSRHLFTWTKEMAYADYYERALTNGVLAIQKGTEPGVMIYMLPQGRGVSKASGFHGWGTKNDSFWCCYGTGIESFSKLGDSIYFEEEGEVPSLYIIQYITSSLDWKSGRILLNQEVDAVSSWDPYLRVTLTPTLKEGAAQSSNLKLRIPSWTHTDGAKASLNDQSLNLPAPGNFLSVTRDWRVDDKITLQLPISLRTEAINDDRPEFASLQAILYGPYLLSGHTSGDWDIKTGSANSLSDWITPIPAAYKTSLVSLSQESGDTTFVLTNSNQSITMEKLPAPGTNSAVHATFRLILNYSSPAEVSTMKDAIGRSVMLEPFDFPGMVVVHQGKEKNLAVADSSGSGGFSVFRLVAGLDGRAETVSLESESNKDCFVYSGVDYNSGKSTKLSCKSESSDTDFDKGAASFVLNKGISEYHPISFMAKGARRNFLLAPLLSFQDESYTIYFNIQP, from the exons ATGAAGGGGTTTCTGTTCTTTGAAATGTTAGTTGTGCTATTAATCTCTTTGCTATGTGGTTGTGCAATGAGTAAGGAGTGTACAAACGTTCCTACTCAACTGTCATCACATAGTCTTCGACATGAGCTCCTTTCATCCAATAATGAAACATGGAAGGAAGAGATGTTTTCACACTACCATTTGATACCAACCGATGATTCTGCGTGGTCTAATTTGCTACCAAGAAAGGTTTTGAGGGAAGAAGATGAATTCAGTTGGGCAATGATGTATcggaaaatgaaaaatcaaggTGGCTTTAAGTTTTCTGGAGATTTTCTTAAGGAAGTTTCGTTGCATGATGTGAGATTGGACTCAAATTCAATGCATGGAAGAGCACAGCAAACAAATTTGGAATACCTATTGCTGTTGGATGAGGATAGCTTGGTTTGGAGCTTTAGGAAGACAGCTGGATTGCCAACACCTGGCAATGCATATGGGGGCTGGGAGAAACCAGATTGTGAGCTTCGGGGCCATTTTGTAG GACATTACTTGAGTGCATCAGCACTAATGTGGGCTAGCACTCACAATGATGCTCTCAAACAGAAAATGTCAGCAGTAGTATCCGCTTTATCTGAATGTCAGGAGAAAATGGGAACAGGATACCTTTCTGCTTTCCCGTCTGAGCAATTTGATCGTTTTGAAGCTATAAAACCTGTTTGGGCTCCATATTACACTATCCACAAG ATCTTAGCTGGCCTACTTGATCAACATACATTTGCTGGTAATTCTCAAGCTTTAAAAATGGTGACATGGATGGTCGATTATTTTTACAACCGTGTTCAGAATGTGATATCAAAGCACAGTTTAGAAAGGCACTATCTGTCACTTAATGAAGAAACTGGTGGCATGAATGATGTCCTTTACAAGTTATACGCCATAACG GGAGATCCAAAGCATTTGGTGTTGGCTCACCTTTTTGACAAACCATGCTTTCTAGGAATACTTGCAGTAGAG gCTGATGACATATCTGGTTTTCATGCCAATACACACATCCCAATTGTTATAGGATCTCAAAAGCGGTATGAAATCACGGGTGATCCACTTTATAAG GCAATAGGGACGTTCTTTATGGAAATTGTTAACTCTTCTCACAGCTATGCAACAGGAGGCACATCAGTTAGTGAGTTCTG GTCAGACCCAAAGCGATTGGCAAGCACTCTACAGACAGAGAATGAAGAATCATGCACGACTTATAACATGCTGAAG GTCTCACGCCACCTGTTTACGTGGACCAAGGAAATGGCATACGCGGACTATTATGAGCGTGCCTTGACAAACGGTGTGCTAGCCATTCAAAAAGGAACAGAGCCTGGAGTGATGATATACATGCTTCCACAAGGTCGTGGTGTTTCCAAGGCCAGTGGCTTCCATGGATGGGGAACGAAAAATGATTCCTTTTGGTGTTGCTATGGTACAG GAATCGAATCATTCTCAAAGCTAGGAGATTCCATATATTTtgaagaggaaggagaagttCCTAGTCTTTACATCATACAGTATATAACAAGCTCACTTGATTGGAAATCTGGACGAATTTTGCTCAATCAGGAAGTTGATGCTGTTAGTTCATGGGATCCTTACCTCCGAGTGACATTGACACCTACTTTGAAGGAG GGAGCAGCCCAATCATCTAATTTGAAGTTGCGGATACCTAGTTGGACACATACAGATGGAGCAAAAGCATCACTAAATGACCAGAGTTTAAACCTACCAGCTCCAG GAAACTTCCTATCAGTCACTAGAGATTGGAGGGTCGACGACAAAATAACCCTTCAGCTGCCCATTAGTTTGAGAACAGAAGCTATTAATG ATGACCGGCCTGAGTTTGCCTCTCTTCAGGCAATACTTTATGGTCCCTATCTACTATCAGGTCATACCAGTGGTGACTGGGACATCAAAACTGGGTCAGCCAATTCTCTTTCTGACTGGATAACTCCAATCCCTGCTGCTTATAAAACTTCTCTGGTTTCCTTGTCCCAAGAGTCTGGGGACACAACTTTTGTCTTAACCAATTCAAACCAATCGATCACAATGGAAAAATTGCCTGCACCTGGCACCAATTCTGCTGTTCATGCCACTTTCAGACTCATCTTAAATTACTCATCCCCTGCAGAAGTTTCAACAATGAAAGATGCTATTGGCAGATCAGTCATGCTAGAACCATTTGATTTTCCAGGGATGGTTGTAGTGCAtcaaggaaaagagaaaaacctTGCAGTCGCAGACTCTTCTGGTAGTGGTGGATTTTCTGTTTTCCGGTTGGTTGCAGGATTGGATGGAAGGGCTGAAACGGTGTCCTTGGAGTCGGAAAGCAACAAGGATTGCTTTGTGTATAGTGGTGTGGATTATAATTCAGGTAAAAGCACGAAGCTCAGTTGCAAATCAGAGTCATCAGATACTGATTTTGATAAGGGTGCTGCTAGCTTTGTGTTGAACAAGGGAATCAGTGAATATCACCCTATCAGCTTTATGGCTAAAGGGGCAAGGAGGAATTTTCTTCTGGCACCATTACTGAGCTTTCAAGATGAATCTTATACTATTTACTTCAACATTCAACCTTAA